A genome region from Pseudanabaena sp. Chao 1811 includes the following:
- the thrC gene encoding threonine synthase has protein sequence MIDTRLDLYPASTVPNGWPGLICRYADYLPVTDQTPIVTLHEGNTPLIPAIALSERLGRNIKVLLKYDGLNPTGSFKDRGMTMAISKAKEAGSQAVICASTGNTSAAAAAYAKRGGLKAFVLIPDGKIALGKLSQALIYGAEVIAIDGNFDQALEIVREMSEKFPITLVNSVNPYRLEGQKTAAFELVEAIGDAPDWLCIPMGNAGNITAYWMGFNQYYASGKSKKLPRMMGFQAAGSAPLVTGQIFEKPETIATAIRIGNPANWQKALKVREESGGEFNSVTDVEILAAYKFLAGEEGVFCEPASAASVAGLLKVSDQIPSGATIVCVLTGNGIKDPDTAIAAADAKLHKGIAPDITSVAKVMGF, from the coding sequence GTGATTGATACTCGTCTCGATCTTTACCCTGCCTCTACAGTTCCTAATGGTTGGCCCGGACTGATATGTCGCTATGCGGATTATTTGCCAGTTACAGACCAAACGCCGATCGTAACTTTGCATGAAGGCAATACCCCCCTCATTCCTGCGATCGCTCTTAGTGAAAGACTGGGACGCAATATCAAAGTCCTGCTCAAATACGACGGACTCAACCCCACTGGCAGTTTTAAAGATCGCGGTATGACCATGGCGATCTCCAAAGCGAAAGAGGCTGGTTCACAGGCGGTAATTTGCGCGAGTACAGGTAACACCTCAGCAGCAGCAGCAGCCTATGCAAAACGTGGTGGACTCAAAGCTTTTGTATTGATTCCTGATGGCAAAATTGCGCTCGGTAAGTTAAGCCAAGCTTTAATCTATGGAGCAGAGGTAATTGCGATCGATGGCAACTTTGACCAAGCTCTGGAAATTGTGCGGGAAATGTCCGAGAAATTCCCGATCACCTTGGTTAATTCCGTCAATCCTTACCGTTTAGAAGGTCAAAAGACTGCCGCCTTTGAACTGGTTGAAGCGATCGGCGATGCTCCTGACTGGCTATGTATTCCTATGGGTAATGCAGGTAATATCACTGCTTATTGGATGGGCTTTAATCAATATTATGCGTCAGGCAAATCTAAAAAATTACCGCGTATGATGGGCTTCCAAGCCGCAGGATCTGCACCTTTGGTGACGGGCCAAATCTTCGAGAAGCCTGAAACGATCGCTACAGCGATCAGAATTGGTAATCCTGCTAACTGGCAGAAAGCCCTTAAAGTCCGAGAAGAAAGTGGTGGTGAATTTAATAGCGTCACCGATGTTGAAATTTTGGCGGCTTACAAGTTCTTAGCAGGCGAAGAAGGCGTTTTCTGTGAACCCGCTAGTGCAGCATCGGTAGCAGGTTTACTGAAAGTCAGCGATCAAATCCCTTCAGGTGCAACTATTGTCTGTGTCTTAACAGGTAATGGTATTAAAGATCCTGACACCGCGATCGCGGCGGCTGATGCCAAATTACATAAAGGCATTGCCCCAGATATTACTAGCGTTGCCAAGGTCATGGGCTTTTAG
- a CDS encoding FAD-dependent oxidoreductase, which produces MSQEQEYDVVIVGAGPVGLATAIALYKRGTDNILVIDQTRKFRRVGQVIDLLPNGLKSIKYISPDAYQQVKETAFQSLNSPLRNNAPSNSNESEVKEIKSPPKRQWHHKNLQGEITRSVDLDFDSWFNRYGEGRISISWYDLQTTLRNVLPVEIIQANHRCINIEQNSAGVYLDCISDATITNNPFAHWEMDTANSNDLDVSDKRQEDCHKRFRAKLVIAADGINSTVRQIIYAETDLQEFAKPKYSGFVAIGCSQIEAVPNAIREELESKYFQGDRVITLSNDAITSTDFDFHGLDQLRIILFCKPDQSIGYLLHTPLGLEAFQNKQPSEIINLGIECLKNAGFPPVFADLLNLSNPEKLIHRPYYIHPANTPSARQPFWSCGRVVLVGDAAHGMPPFMAQGANQGLEDAALISSLITQLIQDHCLDDEQAIAKAFHKYEEVRVPFMMKIQEATMKNNHWSQQQWDQYSEMVYSRSYSSNYLQ; this is translated from the coding sequence ATGAGTCAAGAACAAGAATATGATGTTGTGATTGTTGGTGCTGGTCCAGTGGGATTAGCAACAGCGATCGCTTTATATAAACGTGGTACTGATAATATTTTAGTCATTGATCAAACCCGCAAATTTCGTCGTGTTGGTCAAGTAATTGACCTCTTGCCAAATGGTTTAAAGTCAATTAAATATATCAGTCCTGATGCTTATCAACAAGTTAAAGAAACTGCTTTTCAATCTCTAAATTCTCCGCTCAGAAACAATGCTCCTAGTAATAGCAATGAGAGCGAAGTTAAAGAAATAAAATCACCTCCAAAAAGACAATGGCATCATAAAAACCTTCAAGGAGAAATAACAAGATCAGTTGATTTGGATTTCGATAGTTGGTTTAATCGCTACGGAGAAGGAAGAATTTCTATATCTTGGTACGATTTACAAACGACATTGAGAAATGTATTGCCAGTAGAAATTATCCAAGCAAATCATCGTTGCATTAATATTGAGCAAAATTCAGCAGGAGTATATTTAGACTGTATCTCAGATGCCACAATTACTAATAATCCTTTTGCCCATTGGGAAATGGATACAGCTAATTCTAATGATTTGGATGTTTCAGACAAGAGGCAAGAGGATTGCCATAAAAGGTTTCGTGCCAAGTTAGTTATTGCGGCTGATGGCATTAACTCAACAGTTCGGCAGATTATTTATGCAGAAACAGACTTACAAGAATTTGCAAAACCTAAATATTCTGGCTTTGTTGCGATTGGCTGTTCGCAAATTGAAGCAGTCCCCAATGCAATTAGAGAAGAATTAGAGTCTAAATATTTTCAAGGCGATCGCGTTATTACTTTGTCCAATGACGCTATTACTTCTACTGATTTTGACTTTCACGGTTTAGATCAATTACGGATTATTTTATTTTGCAAGCCAGACCAGAGCATCGGTTACTTGCTTCATACACCCTTGGGATTAGAAGCATTTCAAAATAAGCAACCATCTGAAATTATTAATCTAGGCATTGAATGCTTGAAAAATGCTGGATTTCCTCCTGTTTTTGCGGATTTACTCAATTTATCAAATCCAGAAAAATTAATTCATCGTCCCTACTATATTCATCCAGCAAATACGCCATCTGCTCGTCAACCATTCTGGAGTTGTGGTCGTGTGGTTTTAGTCGGAGATGCAGCCCATGGAATGCCCCCATTTATGGCTCAGGGTGCTAATCAGGGTCTAGAAGACGCAGCGCTGATTTCGAGTTTAATTACTCAGCTGATTCAAGATCACTGTTTAGACGACGAACAAGCGATCGCTAAAGCATTTCATAAATATGAGGAAGTGCGTGTTCCTTTTATGATGAAAATCCAAGAAGCCACGATGAAAAATAATCACTGGTCACAGCAACAATGGGATCAATACAGTGAGATGGTCTATAGTCGTAGCTATAGCAGTAACTATTTGCAGTAA
- a CDS encoding Npun_R2479 family HD domain-containing metalloprotein, whose amino-acid sequence MFNATELLISNFVEQLKQGYRRTYGGYLHDYEDIIGWAGNMALENIANSDALYHNVEHTILVTLVGQEILRGKHIREGRVSPEDWLHFIISLVCHDIGYVKGVCLQDGNGKFATGIGDSMVELPSGASDAGLTPYHVDRAKLFVNQRFANHSLIKAEKICRNIELTRFPVPKTGDHQDTTNFAGLVRSADLIGQLSDPRYLKKIGALFYEFEETGVNEALGYAHPGDLRRNYPKFYWTSVYPYVKDALYYLSLTQQGQEIVAHLYSNVFVVEHEKPEYQQTLTTMPITNP is encoded by the coding sequence ATGTTTAATGCAACTGAGCTTCTGATTAGTAATTTTGTAGAACAACTAAAGCAAGGATATCGCCGTACCTATGGTGGCTACCTGCATGATTACGAAGATATCATCGGTTGGGCTGGCAACATGGCTCTTGAAAATATCGCTAATAGTGATGCGCTTTATCACAATGTTGAACACACAATCTTAGTAACGCTAGTTGGTCAAGAGATTTTACGAGGCAAACATATTCGTGAAGGTCGAGTTTCACCTGAAGATTGGCTACATTTTATTATTTCCCTCGTTTGCCATGACATCGGCTATGTCAAAGGGGTTTGTCTCCAAGATGGGAATGGCAAGTTTGCTACTGGCATCGGTGATAGCATGGTGGAACTACCCTCAGGGGCATCTGATGCGGGTTTAACGCCCTATCATGTCGATCGCGCTAAATTATTTGTGAATCAACGCTTTGCCAACCATTCCCTAATCAAGGCTGAGAAAATCTGCCGCAATATTGAACTAACGCGGTTTCCTGTGCCGAAAACTGGCGATCATCAAGATACGACTAACTTCGCAGGGCTAGTGCGATCGGCAGATTTAATCGGACAGCTCAGTGATCCTCGCTACCTGAAAAAAATTGGGGCATTATTTTATGAGTTTGAAGAAACTGGTGTCAATGAAGCATTAGGTTATGCTCACCCCGGAGATTTACGCCGCAACTATCCCAAATTCTATTGGACAAGCGTATATCCCTATGTCAAGGATGCACTGTACTATTTGTCGCTCACTCAGCAAGGACAGGAAATTGTTGCTCATCTTTATTCCAATGTGTTTGTAGTTGAGCATGAAAAACCAGAATATCAGCAGACACTTACTACTATGCCAATTACAAATCCATAA